A stretch of the bacterium genome encodes the following:
- a CDS encoding HigA family addiction module antitoxin, with translation MAMHHPPHPGGIVRWECLEPLGLTVTRAAQGLGVTRQALSDLVNEKAGVSIEMAIRLSRAFGSTPETWLRMQMAHDLWLARDRAGDIEVERFAELPGPGDLTAA, from the coding sequence ATGGCCATGCACCACCCTCCCCACCCGGGGGGGATCGTGAGGTGGGAGTGTCTGGAGCCGCTGGGTCTGACGGTGACGCGGGCCGCACAGGGCCTCGGTGTCACCCGCCAGGCGCTGTCAGATCTTGTGAACGAGAAGGCCGGCGTGTCGATCGAGATGGCGATCCGCCTCTCCCGCGCCTTCGGCTCGACTCCGGAGACGTGGCTGCGCATGCAGATGGCTCACGATCTCTGGCTTGCCCGGGACCGTGCCGGAGACATCGAAGTCGAGAGATTCGCCGAACTGCCCGGTCCCGGCGATCTGACGGCGGCCTGA
- the sufB gene encoding Fe-S cluster assembly protein SufB: MTEASTLGVDLGNYALGWSDEEDYVFKPRRGLDADIVREMSFMKKEPEWMLNFRLKSFDRFERRPLPTWGGELGGIDFDNIFYYIKPTEEQVSEWDDVPDSIKNTYEKLGIPEAERKYLAGVTAQYESEVVYHRNREDLEAQGVIFSDMDSAVREHPELVRKHFGRVIPPNDNKFSALNSAVWSGGSFIYVPPGVSVELPLQAYFRINAENMGQFERTLIIADEGAQVHYVEGCSAPVYTSDSLHSAVVEIVVGEGARVTYTTIQNWSNNVYNLVTKRARVEAEGHMEWIDGNIGCLAEGSRVTTPGGTKPIELVMPGDEVLSYDEAAGSLCWRRVTAKRYSGEQRVRDVRVGSRRLRVTGNHPFYSYVYDASRPKKLGRYSLAYVRADRLSKAIVPVSSLDYGEPHKLTQPDTRTVFGSSNQYSEGFVAERERASRLEVGETTTDDLMWLFGLFTGDGSIDSAAALSGGRRWAKVVFSVPREDRARVRLTGVMGRLMPGAVPTERGDGVTLSWNSVDLADLLEVNGFVSGALRKRVPEWVLDLPESQRLSYVAGYLDSDGCAPAGRRGFSIKSANQSLLEDVGEVLTSLGISSQVQTEFEGERPVRILGCDSTARGSHRLDFPADPRLLAAVSTQLREAVARQPEPVLRHFRRVGRSNIELPAGVEIRDVAVGVDAEVVPTWDIEVEGTGNFVSEGFIVHNSQLTMKYPAVVMVGPKASGEVLSVAYAGPGQHQDTGAKMTHAAPETTSKIVSKSISKDGGRTSYRGLVRVEPDAGGCKSHVQCDALILDEDSISDTYPYMEVGSQDAVIGHEATVSKVADEQLFYLMSRGLSEEQAMGMIVNGFVEPVTRTLPMEYAVEWSRLIELQMEGSVG, encoded by the coding sequence ATGACCGAAGCCAGCACCCTCGGCGTCGATCTCGGCAACTACGCCCTGGGATGGAGCGACGAGGAGGACTACGTCTTCAAGCCGCGCCGGGGCCTCGATGCCGACATCGTGCGCGAGATGTCCTTCATGAAGAAGGAGCCGGAGTGGATGCTCAACTTCCGGCTGAAGTCCTTCGACCGCTTCGAGCGCCGGCCGCTGCCGACCTGGGGCGGTGAGCTCGGCGGCATCGACTTCGACAACATCTTCTACTACATCAAGCCCACCGAGGAGCAGGTCAGCGAGTGGGACGATGTTCCCGACTCCATCAAGAACACCTATGAGAAGCTCGGCATCCCCGAGGCCGAGCGCAAGTACCTCGCCGGTGTCACCGCCCAGTACGAGTCCGAGGTGGTGTACCACCGCAACCGTGAGGACCTCGAGGCGCAGGGTGTCATCTTCAGCGACATGGACTCGGCGGTGCGCGAGCACCCCGAGTTGGTGCGCAAGCACTTCGGGCGGGTGATCCCCCCCAACGACAACAAGTTCTCGGCGCTCAACTCGGCCGTGTGGTCGGGCGGCTCGTTCATCTACGTGCCCCCGGGCGTGAGCGTGGAGTTGCCGCTGCAGGCCTACTTCCGCATCAACGCCGAGAACATGGGGCAGTTCGAGCGCACCCTCATCATTGCCGACGAGGGCGCGCAGGTGCACTACGTGGAGGGCTGCTCGGCGCCGGTGTACACCAGCGACTCGCTGCACTCGGCCGTGGTGGAGATCGTGGTGGGCGAGGGCGCCCGGGTTACCTACACCACGATCCAGAACTGGTCCAACAACGTCTACAACCTGGTCACCAAGCGGGCCAGGGTCGAGGCCGAGGGCCACATGGAGTGGATCGACGGCAACATCGGCTGCCTCGCCGAGGGCTCCCGGGTCACGACCCCCGGCGGTACCAAGCCGATCGAGTTGGTGATGCCTGGCGACGAGGTGCTGTCCTACGACGAGGCGGCCGGCTCGCTGTGCTGGCGGCGGGTCACTGCCAAGCGCTACTCCGGCGAGCAGCGCGTCCGGGACGTACGGGTCGGCTCGCGGCGGCTGCGGGTCACCGGCAATCACCCCTTCTACTCCTACGTCTACGACGCCTCGCGCCCGAAGAAACTGGGCCGCTACAGCCTGGCGTATGTCCGTGCCGACCGACTCAGCAAGGCGATCGTGCCCGTCTCCAGCCTCGACTACGGCGAGCCTCACAAGCTTACGCAACCCGACACCCGCACAGTGTTCGGAAGCAGCAACCAGTACAGCGAGGGTTTCGTCGCCGAGCGCGAGCGGGCCAGCCGTCTCGAAGTGGGCGAGACCACGACCGATGACCTGATGTGGCTGTTCGGGCTGTTCACCGGCGATGGCTCGATCGACTCCGCGGCCGCTCTGTCGGGTGGGCGCCGCTGGGCGAAGGTCGTGTTCTCGGTACCTCGCGAGGACAGGGCTCGGGTCCGCCTGACCGGCGTGATGGGCCGCCTGATGCCCGGAGCGGTCCCGACTGAGCGAGGCGACGGTGTGACCCTGTCCTGGAACAGCGTCGACCTTGCCGATCTCCTGGAAGTCAACGGCTTCGTGTCGGGCGCTCTCCGCAAGCGAGTACCCGAGTGGGTTCTGGACCTGCCCGAGTCTCAGCGCCTGTCCTATGTCGCCGGGTACCTCGACTCCGACGGCTGTGCGCCGGCGGGTAGGCGAGGATTCTCGATCAAGTCCGCCAACCAGTCCCTGCTCGAGGACGTCGGTGAGGTGCTCACAAGCCTCGGCATCTCGTCTCAGGTCCAGACGGAGTTCGAGGGAGAGCGGCCGGTGCGAATCCTCGGTTGCGACTCGACGGCCCGTGGCTCGCACAGGCTGGACTTCCCGGCCGACCCGAGACTCCTGGCTGCCGTTTCGACGCAGCTTCGCGAGGCGGTCGCCCGGCAGCCGGAGCCCGTTCTCCGGCACTTCCGGCGGGTCGGACGGTCGAACATCGAGTTGCCGGCCGGCGTGGAGATCCGCGACGTGGCGGTCGGGGTGGACGCCGAGGTCGTGCCGACCTGGGACATCGAGGTGGAGGGCACCGGCAATTTCGTCTCGGAGGGCTTCATCGTCCACAACTCGCAGCTCACCATGAAGTACCCCGCCGTGGTGATGGTCGGGCCGAAGGCCTCCGGCGAGGTGCTGTCGGTGGCCTACGCCGGCCCCGGCCAGCACCAAGACACCGGCGCCAAGATGACCCACGCCGCTCCCGAGACGACCTCCAAGATCGTCTCCAAGTCCATCTCCAAGGACGGCGGGCGGACCAGCTACCGCGGCCTGGTGCGGGTGGAGCCCGACGCCGGCGGCTGCAAGAGCCATGTGCAGTGCGACGCGCTCATCCTCGACGAGGACAGCATCTCGGACACCTACCCCTACATGGAGGTCGGCAGCCAGGACGCCGTCATCGGCCACGAGGCCACAGTGTCCAAGGTGGCCGACGAGCAGCTCTTCTACCTCATGAGCCGCGGCCTCAGCGAGGAGCAGGCCATGGGCATGATCGTGAACGGCTTCGTCGAGCCGGTCACCCGCACGCTGCCCATGGAGTACGCCGTGGAGTGGAGCCGTCTCATCGAACTGCAGATGGAGGGCTCCGTCGGCTGA
- a CDS encoding gamma carbonic anhydrase family protein — MAVYALGDLVPRIHPDAYVHPEATIIGDVTIGAGSTVWPQAVLRGDDGAIVVGERSSIQDCAVVHTAPVSPTVIGDDCTVGHLAHLEACTMRDGSLAGVGSVIRHSVVVGEGALVGAGAVVLDGTEIPPAAVAVGVPARIRPDAADPDMLVDAADSYARRGPRYKAELRRLD; from the coding sequence ATGGCCGTCTACGCCCTCGGCGATCTGGTGCCGCGCATCCATCCCGACGCCTACGTCCACCCCGAGGCCACCATCATCGGCGACGTCACGATCGGCGCTGGCTCGACGGTGTGGCCGCAGGCGGTGCTGCGCGGCGACGACGGCGCCATCGTCGTCGGCGAGCGCAGCTCGATCCAGGACTGTGCCGTCGTCCACACCGCACCCGTGTCGCCGACGGTGATCGGCGACGACTGCACCGTCGGGCATCTGGCCCACCTGGAGGCCTGCACGATGCGCGACGGGTCTCTCGCAGGGGTCGGTTCGGTGATCCGGCACAGCGTCGTCGTCGGCGAGGGGGCGCTCGTGGGTGCCGGTGCGGTGGTGCTCGACGGCACCGAGATTCCGCCCGCAGCGGTTGCCGTCGGCGTCCCGGCGCGAATCCGCCCCGACGCCGCCGATCCCGACATGCTGGTCGACGCGGCGGACAGCTACGCGCGGCGCGGGCCTCGCTACAAGGCCGAGTTGCGGCGGCTGGATTGA
- a CDS encoding helicase-related protein, with the protein MADYANGGLTPEQEARREIDAQLAACGWVVQDHKSAAVAAARGVAVREVPVGAGWADYVLFVDCQAVGVIEAKPVGTTLTGVETQTLGYRRSYPGELPAFQVGGVLPFGYESTGVETRFTCGLDPVPTSRRVFAFHRPEAMARWIDDHIETKAGTLRAGFVTEFRDRLTRSQRLELVDEDVDYDAAELDRRVVAPDQIRTVAATLRDSLPAMFPDRERRADGKLRHVPKTLIFAKDDSHADDIVQIVREEFGLGNEGAVKITYRSGDAGRRPEELLQQFRNAYNPRIAVTVDLIATGTDVKPIECVVFMRRVRSRNYFEQMKGRGVRVIDPDDLRAVTPDATVKDRFVVVDAVGVTDDDLPDTVPLERQRHESFDQLLARIGLGSTDEATVSSAASRLARLDQRMTAGDRAAVQKIAGMGLGALARRLVEALDPDSHLQAAAEAAGIDDPTPEQVASAREQLVRAAVQPLAGNSELREKLIEVRRSYEQMIDSASADTVVSEGFSVDAADRARRQVESFRKFIEEHRDQITALQVLYDQPPGGFFTYADIKGLANAIARPPHRWTTEDLWAAYETLDASKVRGSGHRVNTDLVSLVRYAIGLTDELVAYPDLVNERFEAWLQQQRNAGRAFTVEQVAYLRLIRDHLATSVMIAPYDFRNPPFSTHGGYGRALQLFGDELTPLMDELMEVLVA; encoded by the coding sequence ATGGCTGATTACGCCAATGGTGGGCTCACGCCGGAGCAGGAGGCTCGGCGGGAGATCGATGCGCAGTTGGCGGCGTGCGGTTGGGTGGTGCAGGACCACAAGTCTGCGGCGGTGGCGGCGGCTCGGGGGGTGGCGGTGCGAGAGGTGCCGGTCGGTGCGGGGTGGGCCGATTATGTGCTGTTCGTGGATTGCCAGGCGGTGGGGGTGATCGAGGCGAAGCCGGTGGGGACGACGCTGACGGGCGTGGAGACGCAGACGCTGGGTTACCGGCGGTCCTATCCCGGTGAGCTGCCGGCATTCCAGGTGGGCGGGGTGCTGCCGTTCGGTTATGAGTCCACCGGCGTGGAGACCCGGTTCACCTGCGGGTTGGATCCTGTGCCCACGTCACGGCGGGTGTTCGCGTTTCACCGGCCCGAGGCGATGGCTCGCTGGATTGACGACCACATCGAGACAAAGGCCGGCACGCTGCGCGCCGGGTTCGTGACGGAGTTCCGCGACCGTCTGACCCGCTCCCAGCGCCTCGAGCTGGTGGATGAGGACGTGGACTACGACGCCGCCGAGTTGGACCGCCGGGTGGTGGCGCCCGATCAGATCCGCACCGTCGCAGCGACGCTGCGGGACTCGCTGCCGGCGATGTTCCCCGACCGCGAGCGGCGCGCCGACGGGAAGCTGCGTCACGTCCCCAAGACGCTGATCTTCGCCAAGGACGACAGCCACGCGGATGACATCGTCCAGATCGTGCGGGAGGAGTTCGGCCTCGGCAACGAGGGCGCGGTGAAGATCACCTACCGGTCCGGCGACGCCGGCCGCCGCCCCGAGGAGTTGCTGCAGCAGTTCCGCAACGCCTACAACCCCCGCATCGCGGTGACCGTGGACCTCATCGCCACCGGCACCGACGTGAAGCCCATCGAGTGCGTGGTGTTCATGCGCCGGGTGCGCAGCCGGAACTACTTCGAGCAGATGAAGGGGCGCGGCGTGCGGGTCATCGACCCCGACGACCTGCGCGCCGTCACGCCCGACGCCACCGTCAAGGACCGCTTCGTGGTCGTGGACGCGGTCGGGGTGACCGACGACGACCTGCCCGACACCGTGCCCCTGGAGCGGCAACGCCACGAGAGCTTCGACCAACTCCTGGCCCGCATCGGCTTGGGCTCCACCGACGAGGCCACGGTGTCCTCGGCGGCGTCGCGCCTGGCCCGACTCGACCAGCGCATGACCGCCGGGGACCGCGCCGCGGTGCAGAAGATCGCCGGCATGGGCCTCGGCGCGCTCGCCCGCCGACTCGTCGAAGCGCTCGACCCGGATAGTCACCTGCAAGCGGCCGCCGAGGCCGCCGGGATCGACGACCCCACACCCGAGCAGGTCGCCTCCGCCCGCGAGCAGTTGGTCCGGGCTGCCGTCCAGCCCCTCGCCGGCAACTCCGAACTGCGCGAGAAGCTGATCGAGGTCCGCCGCAGCTACGAGCAGATGATCGACTCCGCCTCCGCCGACACCGTCGTCTCCGAAGGGTTCTCCGTCGACGCCGCCGACCGGGCCCGCCGCCAAGTCGAGTCGTTCCGCAAGTTCATCGAAGAGCACCGAGACCAGATCACCGCCCTGCAAGTGCTGTACGACCAGCCACCTGGCGGATTCTTCACCTACGCGGACATCAAGGGACTCGCCAACGCCATCGCCCGCCCACCCCACCGCTGGACCACCGAGGACCTCTGGGCCGCCTACGAGACCCTCGACGCCAGCAAGGTCCGCGGCTCGGGCCACCGCGTGAACACTGACCTCGTCAGCCTCGTCCGCTACGCAATCGGCCTCACCGACGAACTGGTCGCCTACCCCGACCTCGTCAACGAGCGCTTCGAGGCATGGCTCCAGCAGCAGCGCAACGCCGGCCGCGCATTCACGGTCGAGCAGGTCGCTTACCTCCGCCTGATCCGCGATCACCTGGCAACGAGCGTGATGATCGCCCCATATGACTTCAGGAACCCTCCGTTCAGCACCCACGGCGGCTACGGCCGAGCCCTCCAGCTGTTCGGCGATGAGCTCACACCACTGATGGACGAACTGATGGAGGTACTGGTGGCGTGA
- a CDS encoding biotin--[acetyl-CoA-carboxylase] ligase yields MRADEVRERMAGTVFGSVRFVGTTGSTNADLLAAARDGASEGLVLVADHQTAGRGRHGRSWVAPPGAALLASVLLRPQAGRAALTLLSPAVGLAVRDACADVGADVQLKWPNDVIARVPGEAGAPGEAKLAGVLAESDVAGGGTAAVVAGFGVNLLSHPALSATVAAQIGETERDFAPLPPTALDALAVLPPSRDEMLISVLVRLDAWYRRLREPAGERDLLDELRRKSATLGRHVRVLTPGGTVAGRAADLTAGGHLVVATASGPVEITAGDCRHLRLERT; encoded by the coding sequence ATGAGGGCCGACGAGGTGCGCGAGCGGATGGCGGGAACGGTCTTCGGCTCCGTCCGCTTCGTGGGCACCACCGGCTCGACCAACGCCGACCTGCTGGCCGCAGCCCGTGACGGTGCATCCGAAGGGCTGGTGCTCGTCGCGGACCACCAGACCGCCGGGCGGGGACGGCACGGCCGGTCGTGGGTGGCACCGCCCGGCGCGGCGTTGCTTGCCTCGGTACTGCTACGGCCGCAAGCGGGGAGGGCGGCGCTGACGTTGCTGTCGCCGGCGGTGGGTCTCGCGGTGCGCGATGCCTGTGCCGATGTGGGTGCGGATGTACAACTGAAGTGGCCCAACGACGTGATCGCGCGCGTGCCCGGCGAGGCGGGAGCGCCGGGCGAGGCCAAGCTGGCCGGTGTGTTGGCGGAGTCGGACGTTGCCGGCGGCGGCACGGCTGCCGTCGTGGCGGGCTTCGGCGTGAACCTGCTGTCGCATCCCGCCTTGAGCGCCACGGTCGCCGCGCAGATCGGGGAGACCGAGCGCGACTTCGCTCCGCTTCCCCCGACCGCTCTGGATGCGCTGGCGGTGCTCCCGCCGAGCCGCGACGAGATGCTCATCTCGGTGCTGGTGCGTCTCGACGCCTGGTACCGGCGCCTGCGCGAGCCCGCCGGGGAGCGGGACCTGCTGGACGAACTCCGCCGCAAAAGCGCCACGCTCGGGCGTCACGTGCGCGTGCTGACACCCGGGGGCACCGTGGCCGGCCGGGCCGCGGATCTCACCGCCGGCGGTCACCTCGTCGTGGCGACGGCCAGCGGCCCCGTCGAGATCACTGCCGGCGACTGCCGCCATCTCCGGCTCGAGCGCACCTGA
- a CDS encoding DUF433 domain-containing protein: MPAVATPEASTGDSYLGRGIYDVAEVARLLRRTRQRVEGWTRSDRRANPLLTGELAGLFSFWDLMSLRVIAVLLDRGVGRDHIRNGATYLARRLGTDRPFAHKSLATMGAGFFAEVEPGEGWENVRQGGQLAFQAVVVPLLEPIEFNDEGMAAIWRPRAEVWINPAVQAGEPCVNGTRVPTGLIARLLSAEDDRAPSDEEIAEVSDDYRLSVAQVRAALGFEHSLRPAA; this comes from the coding sequence GTGCCTGCCGTCGCCACTCCAGAAGCCTCAACCGGCGACTCGTACCTCGGAAGGGGAATCTACGACGTCGCCGAAGTTGCGCGCCTGCTAAGAAGGACGCGCCAGAGGGTCGAGGGCTGGACGCGGTCTGATCGTAGGGCGAACCCGCTGCTGACGGGGGAGTTAGCTGGTCTATTCAGCTTCTGGGACCTGATGAGTCTGCGGGTCATCGCCGTGTTGCTTGATCGAGGGGTCGGGCGGGATCACATTCGTAACGGTGCAACGTATCTGGCTCGGCGCCTCGGGACAGACCGACCATTCGCTCACAAGAGCCTTGCAACGATGGGTGCCGGCTTTTTCGCCGAGGTCGAACCGGGCGAAGGCTGGGAGAATGTCAGGCAGGGCGGACAGCTCGCGTTCCAGGCCGTGGTCGTGCCGCTCCTAGAGCCGATCGAGTTCAACGACGAGGGCATGGCGGCGATCTGGCGCCCGCGTGCTGAGGTGTGGATCAACCCGGCAGTGCAGGCCGGGGAACCCTGTGTCAACGGCACGCGAGTGCCGACAGGATTGATTGCTCGTCTACTTTCTGCGGAAGATGACAGAGCGCCCTCGGACGAGGAGATCGCTGAGGTGTCCGACGACTACCGGCTCAGCGTCGCGCAGGTGCGGGCGGCGCTCGGCTTCGAGCACAGTCTCAGACCGGCTGCTTGA
- a CDS encoding acetyl-CoA carboxylase biotin carboxylase subunit: MFSSVLIANRGEIAVRVIRTCREMGIRSIAVYSEPDRDALHVRLADEAYALGGQSSEESYLNVPAILAAVEAGGAEAVHPGYGFFSENADFARRIVEMGVTFIGPPPEAIEVMGDKISARRAAESVGVGSVPGTPLVDTADDVAAFAGEHGYPIAVKAAYGGGGRGLKVVQAAGEIDSALESARREALAYFGRDELYLERYLPRPRHVEVQVLADAHGNCIHLGTRDCSAQRRHQKLIEEAPAPDIPAEVTAAMGEAAVTVAKGCGYVNAGTVEFLYQDEQFWYLEMNTRLQVEHPATELVCGLDLVEQQLRVAAGEPLGFEQSDVELRGHAIEVRINAEDPAGGHFLPSPGRVAKLVVPDGFGTRFDTGYEAGDEISPLYDNLIGKLICWGADRPAAIRRTLRALGEMEVEGVATTIPADEAILSHPDFAAVTHSTRWVTDELDLSGLMPMQVAEELALTGDSEKVHHTIDVEVNAKRYTVKLWMPPGAAAAAPAAEGRPTRRPRRTSGSGGSGAGRGSGEVRTPMQGTVIKVLVAVGETVAAGDPVVVLEAMKMENNLLAGCDGTVSEVRVAAGDLVGGGDLVVLIEPA, translated from the coding sequence GTGTTTTCTTCGGTGCTGATCGCCAACCGGGGCGAGATCGCCGTCCGGGTGATCCGGACGTGCCGGGAGATGGGCATCCGGTCGATCGCTGTCTACTCCGAGCCCGACCGCGACGCCCTGCACGTGCGTCTGGCGGACGAGGCGTACGCCCTCGGGGGACAGTCGAGCGAGGAGAGTTACCTCAACGTGCCCGCCATCCTGGCCGCCGTCGAGGCCGGCGGCGCCGAGGCGGTCCACCCCGGCTACGGGTTCTTCAGCGAGAACGCGGACTTCGCCCGGCGCATCGTGGAGATGGGAGTGACCTTCATCGGCCCGCCGCCGGAGGCCATCGAGGTGATGGGCGACAAGATCTCCGCCCGCCGGGCCGCCGAGAGCGTCGGCGTGGGAAGCGTGCCGGGGACGCCGCTGGTGGACACCGCCGACGACGTGGCGGCGTTCGCGGGCGAGCACGGCTACCCGATCGCGGTCAAGGCCGCCTACGGCGGAGGCGGGCGCGGTCTCAAGGTGGTGCAGGCCGCCGGGGAGATCGACTCGGCGCTGGAGTCGGCCCGCCGCGAGGCCCTGGCCTACTTCGGGCGCGACGAGCTGTACCTGGAGCGCTACCTCCCCCGGCCGCGCCACGTCGAGGTGCAGGTGCTGGCCGACGCCCACGGAAACTGCATCCACCTGGGAACGCGCGACTGCTCGGCGCAGCGTCGCCACCAGAAACTGATCGAGGAGGCGCCCGCCCCGGACATCCCCGCCGAGGTGACCGCCGCCATGGGCGAGGCTGCCGTCACCGTGGCGAAGGGCTGCGGCTACGTGAACGCCGGAACGGTGGAGTTCCTGTACCAGGACGAGCAGTTCTGGTACCTGGAGATGAACACGCGCCTGCAGGTGGAGCACCCCGCCACCGAGTTGGTCTGCGGCCTCGACCTGGTGGAGCAGCAGCTCCGGGTGGCGGCCGGCGAGCCGCTGGGATTCGAACAGAGCGACGTGGAGCTGCGGGGCCACGCCATCGAGGTGCGCATCAACGCCGAGGATCCCGCCGGTGGGCACTTCCTGCCCTCGCCGGGGCGCGTCGCCAAGCTGGTGGTGCCCGACGGTTTCGGCACCCGCTTCGACACGGGCTACGAGGCCGGCGACGAGATCAGCCCGCTCTACGACAACCTGATCGGCAAGCTCATCTGCTGGGGCGCCGACCGTCCCGCGGCCATCCGCCGCACGCTGCGGGCGCTCGGGGAGATGGAGGTGGAGGGCGTCGCCACGACCATCCCCGCCGATGAGGCCATCCTCTCACATCCCGATTTCGCGGCCGTGACCCACTCCACCCGATGGGTGACCGACGAGTTGGACCTCTCGGGCCTCATGCCGATGCAGGTGGCCGAGGAACTGGCGCTCACCGGCGACAGCGAGAAGGTGCACCACACCATCGACGTGGAGGTCAACGCCAAGCGCTACACGGTGAAGCTCTGGATGCCGCCGGGAGCCGCGGCCGCAGCACCGGCGGCGGAGGGGCGACCCACCCGCCGGCCGCGGCGGACCTCGGGGAGCGGCGGCTCCGGGGCCGGCAGAGGCAGCGGCGAGGTGCGCACCCCGATGCAAGGCACGGTCATCAAGGTGCTCGTGGCCGTGGGCGAAACCGTGGCCGCCGGCGACCCGGTCGTGGTGCTGGAGGCCATGAAGATGGAGAACAACCTCCTCGCCGGCTGCGACGGCACCGTCAGCGAGGTGCGGGTGGCGGCCGGCGATCTGGTCGGCGGCGGTGACCTAGTGGTGCTGATAGAGCCGGCGTAG
- a CDS encoding flavin reductase family protein, whose translation MAPFDSAEFRRVLGHYPTGVTVVTGAENGSPAGLAIGSFGSVSLDPPLVMFCPGKSSGSWPVIEASGNFCVNVLAEDQTAVSSRFAGRDPDKFADISWSTRVTGSPVIEGCLAWIDCTIETVHDAGDHWIVLGRVADLAVERPDGVPLIFFKGGYGGVRRPSG comes from the coding sequence TTGGCACCGTTCGATTCCGCCGAGTTCCGCCGCGTCCTCGGCCACTACCCGACCGGCGTGACGGTGGTGACCGGCGCCGAGAACGGCAGCCCCGCGGGGCTCGCCATCGGCTCGTTCGGCTCGGTCTCCCTGGATCCGCCGCTGGTCATGTTCTGCCCCGGCAAATCGTCGGGCAGCTGGCCGGTCATCGAGGCGAGCGGCAACTTCTGCGTCAACGTCCTGGCCGAGGACCAGACCGCTGTGAGCTCGCGGTTCGCGGGGCGGGATCCGGACAAGTTCGCCGACATCTCCTGGAGCACCCGTGTCACCGGCTCCCCGGTCATCGAGGGCTGCCTGGCCTGGATCGACTGCACCATCGAGACGGTGCACGACGCAGGCGATCACTGGATCGTCCTCGGGCGGGTCGCCGACTTGGCTGTGGAGCGGCCCGACGGCGTCCCGCTGATCTTCTTCAAGGGCGGCTACGGCGGGGTGCGCCGGCCGTCGGGTTGA
- a CDS encoding DUF5615 family PIN-like protein: MSNRRARLRLLFDENLPWRVAEALRILEYRVSYVGMKANHDSAPPRGSSDEEVLEYAQHTNRIVVTSDLGMVMLCAEAGHRVIWIDPRGCQLRRVDMVFLVFKQIHDWEERLERADGPICLQAMRTTTKSLDLGEAARFARGRMRQIRPARKPRKRTTPLGPLYPQEAVVTRSMSTTPITTEEMR; encoded by the coding sequence GTGTCGAATCGTCGCGCCCGGCTCCGGCTTCTATTCGACGAGAATCTTCCGTGGAGAGTCGCCGAAGCCCTTCGGATCCTTGAGTACCGGGTCTCCTATGTGGGGATGAAGGCGAACCACGACTCGGCTCCGCCTCGTGGATCCTCAGATGAGGAAGTCCTGGAGTACGCACAACACACGAACCGGATCGTGGTGACCTCGGATCTCGGCATGGTCATGCTGTGCGCCGAGGCTGGACATCGTGTGATCTGGATCGATCCCCGCGGGTGCCAACTCCGTCGTGTGGACATGGTCTTTCTCGTGTTCAAGCAGATCCACGACTGGGAGGAGCGTCTGGAGCGCGCCGACGGTCCGATCTGCCTGCAGGCGATGCGCACCACGACGAAGTCGCTCGACCTCGGCGAGGCGGCTCGCTTCGCGCGTGGCCGGATGAGGCAAATCAGACCTGCGAGGAAGCCACGCAAGCGGACTACCCCGCTTGGCCCTCTGTATCCACAGGAGGCGGTGGTCACGCGGTCGATGTCGACTACACCGATTACCACTGAGGAGATGAGATGA